In one Halictus rubicundus isolate RS-2024b chromosome 14, iyHalRubi1_principal, whole genome shotgun sequence genomic region, the following are encoded:
- the LOC143360838 gene encoding uncharacterized protein LOC143360838, which translates to MPILEAIAIVLLAAGSLGIDRENDPWGSIQRRTGAAPGAADKAIKGIFRTISSGKSTQEDDDRLVDLVKDEIVRTAESIKTPTGSLDAAARRAQRLVTELTAAYTTLIYKSKTSVEARTNFFRFQDTVQRIVDFIKRGQFVV; encoded by the exons ATGCCGATACTCGAGGCGATCGCGATCGTCCTTCTGGCTGCTGGATCGCTCGGGATCGATCGCGAGAACGATCCGTGGGGATCGATCCAGAGGAGGACAGGAGCGGCGCCAG GAGCAGCTGACAAGGCCATCAAGGGGATTTTCCGCACGATCTCCAGCGGCAAGTCCACCCAGGAAGACGATGATCGTTTGGTTGATCTAGTGAAGGACGAGATCGTTAGGACAGCTGAAAGTATCAAGACACCGACGGGTTCCCTCGACGCGGCCGCTAGAAGGGCTCAACGATTGGTCACCGAGCTGACCGCAGCCTACACAACCCTGATCTACAAGTCGAAGACCTCTGTAGAAGCCAGAACCAACTTCTTCAGGTTCCAGGACACCGTGCAGAGGATCGTGGACTTCATAAAGCGCGGACAGTTCGTGGTCTGA